One genomic region from Athalia rosae chromosome 3, iyAthRosa1.1, whole genome shotgun sequence encodes:
- the LOC105691662 gene encoding protein VAC14 homolog yields the protein MISERDYAPLSAACIKSLNDKMYEKRKAAAVEIEKMVMEFAESNNTALIKRLLKILGQDFATSQNPHGRKGGLLGLAAIAVGLGKDTGQYTEELIYPILACFSDADHRVRYSACESLYNVVKVARASVLPQFTDIFSALSKLACDSEQTVKNATELLDRLMKDIVTESGMFDLVGFIPLLRERIYTKNPFGKQFVIAWVSVLDSVPEIDFIIFLPEILDGLFRILEDQTLEIKKITDTVLGEFLRSIKANPDRVDFPAMINILITHAQSTDELLQLTAITWIKEFVQLSGPEMLPYMSGIFTAVLPCLAYDGESRRNIKEAATKVNSSLMKLITMKNTDSISKSDSAEESTAMAKNTELGHPLTENLDLPSVVEVLIKHLLHTSVQTKVAVLIWSHHLFTNIPERMFNHVEDFFPVLMRTLSDSSDDVVQQDLVVLAEIISSKSSDDMINRNKYYKKFIISLLRLFATDRHLLEERGNFIIRELCVLLSAEEIYKTLAIILSEEQNLRFASIMIQALNVILLTSSELFDLRNKLKDLDSEESCDLFVCLYESWSHNPVATVALCFLTQNYGHVCDLIRSFGNIEVTVEFLTEIDKLVQLIESPIFTYLRLELLEVGRNQALIRALYGLLMILPQSEAFATLHRRLAAIPPKETLIEDSVLNARSEAAQKIDFQKLLKHFVAVQETHKNEKLKQRQTALIERDVSHLDI from the exons ATGATATCAGAAAGAGATTATGCTCCATTGAGTGCGGCCTGTATTAAATCATTAAACgacaaaatgtatgaaaaaagaaaagctgcTGCTGTCGAGATAGAGAA AATGGTCATGGAATTTGCAGAAAGTAATAACACTGCTTTGATCAAAAGACTTCTCAAAATACTGGGCCAAGATTTTGCTACCTCACAGAATCCGCACGGCCGTAAAGGAGGACTCCTAGGATTAGCTGCGATAGCTGTGGGATTAGGAAAAGACACCGGACAATATACAGAGGAACTTATTTACCCTATCCTTGCATGTTTTTCCGATGCTGATCACAGAGTCAGATATTCTGCTTGTGAAAGTTTATACAATGTTGTAAAAGTTGCTAGAGCTTCAGTTCTTCCTCAATTCACAGACATATTCAGCGCCCTGAGTAAACTTGCGTGTGATTCCGAACAAACTGTCAAAAATGCTACAGAACTTCTAGATAGACTAATGAAG GATATTGTCACTGAAAGTGGAATGTTTGATCTGGTAGGATTCATACCGCTTCTCAGAGAGCGTATTTATACAAAAAATCCATTTGGCAAACAATTTGTCATTGCATGGGTATCAGTTTTGGACTCTGTTCCCGAAATAGActtcattatatttttacctGAGATACTAGATGGATTATTCCGAATCTTAGAGGATCAGACACTAGAGATTAAAAAGATAACTGACACTGTACTCGGGGAGTTCCTTCGAAGTATAAAGGCAAATCCAGATAGGGTTGATTTCCCTGCAATGATCAATATCCTAATCACCCATGCACAAAGCACTGACGAACTACTCCAGCTCACTGCCATTAcgtggatcaaagaatttgtACAATTGTCAGGGCCTGAAATGCTTCCATATATGTCTGGAATTTTCACTGCAGTTTTACCTTGTCTAGCATACGATGGAGAAAGTCGAAGAAATATCAAGGAGGCTGCAACCAAAGTAAATAGCAGTCTAATGAAACTTATCACAATGAAAAATACTGATAGTATTTCAAAATCAGATTCTGCAGAAGAGTCAACTGCTATGGCAAAGAATACAG AACTTGGCCATCCACTGACTGAAAATTTGGATTTGCCTAGTGTCGTTGAGGTCCTTATCAAGCACTTGTTGCATACTTCGGTGCAGACAAAAGTAGCTGTGTTGATATGGAGTcatcatttatttacaaaCATTCCAGAAAGAATGTTCAACCatgttgaagattttttcccaGTTTTAATGCGCACCCTTAGTGATAGTTCTGACGATGTGGTTCAGCAGGATTTAGTTGTTTTGGCAGAGATTATAAGTTCTAAATCTTCTGACGATATGATAAATCGTaacaaatattataaaaaatttatcatcagTTTACTCAGACTATTTGCAACTGACAGACACTTGTTGGAAGAACGAGGGAACTTTATCATCAGAGAATTATGTGTATTGCTCAGTGCTgaagaaatttataaaacatTAGCTATCATCCTATCTGAAGAACAAAATTTAAGATTCGCCAGCATAATGATACAGGCCCTGAATGTAATTCTGCTCACTAGTTCGGAACTATTTGATTTGCGTAACAAATTAAAAGATTTGGACAGTGAG GAAAGTTGCGATCTTTTTGTTTGTCTATATGAATCATGGAGTCACAACCCAGTTGCCACCGTTGCTTTGTGTTTTTTAACACAGAATTACGGTCACGTGTGCGATCTCATAAGGTCATT TGGAAACATAGAAGTAACTGTCGAATTCTTGACGGAAATTGATAAGCTGGTACAGCTTATTGAATCTCCAATATTCACTT ATCTGAGACTAGAGTTGCTGGAAGTTGGGAGAAACCAAGCTTTGATACGTGCGTTGTATGGGCTGCTCATGATTTTACCGCAAAGCGAGGCATTTGCTACGTTACATCGTCGACTAGCAGCTATTCCCCCAAAAGAAACGCTGATTGAAGATTCAGTACTGAACGCAAGGTCAGAAGCAGCTCAAAagattgattttcaaaaactctTGAAACATTTTGTAGCTGTACAAGAAACacacaaaaacgaaaaactcaaGCAAAGACAGACTGCACTCATCGAAAGGGATGTTAGTCATCTAGATATTTGA
- the LOC105691661 gene encoding inhibitor of nuclear factor kappa-B kinase subunit epsilon gives MSFLRGSLNYVWCTTSVLGKGATGAVFQGVNKNNGEPVAVKTFNQLSHMRPQDVQMREFEVLKKVKHENIVKLLAIEEEQDGRGKVIVMELCTGGSLFNILDDPENTYGLAESEFLLVLEHLSAGMKHLRDNNLVHRDLKPGNIMKFISDDGSTIYKLTDFGAARELQEDQQFVSLYGTEEYLHPDMYERAVLRKPVGKMFGATVDLWSIGVTLYHVATGNLPFRPFGGRRNKETMFYITTKKASGVIAGTQTSENGPIEWSRELPQNCQLSMGLKKIVTPLLAGLLEVDSQRIWSFDKFFTEVTNTLCRKPVHIFNVHTASLIKVFLHPEEKLIALQTHIQEQTEVAPFSQILLLGEILLLNLIKESTPGKGYPVTTEEKPLMLFARENNNVALPVDLELPKFPVFANLVSVENDASQAKVACSVGHVCKRRIDKLANCSRLFRDAVEAFMGLVSSELTKLLDKSQRSKEITKAVEDTVIAIQRGEALGQQIIKKFSIPSTIESKNWANELGCKSNEFLSGLTPAITQLHYRYVKESNLRAEWESNTRGLRCPWLSKASFRAATLVDRLRDGWQHLLRDRATRNLTYNDEQFHVLERIKVTETGRRLKALLETECIPSMTQRAECFADWYKIAQTVFLQTRILNKDVENYEHTLELFSDRLSLESRVAHENLTRSLERLSGQLSTIEKSSTPNEETAKVWKNVCKEQEHIALTVYENGILMDQLHELCRLDSSGEEDTEDSEHD, from the exons ATGTCCTTCCTACGTGGTTCCCTGAATTATGTTTGGTGTACAACGAGTGTTCTTGGCAAAGGTGCTACCGGTGCAGTGTTCCAAGgagttaataaaaataatggagaACCAGTAGCAGTTAAAACATTCAATCAGTTGAGCCACATGCGCCCACAAGACGTTCAGATGCGTGAATTTGAAGTTCTCAAGAAAGTCAAACACGAGAACATTGTTAAACTCCTCGCTATAGAAGAAGAGCAGGATGGACGAGGAAAAGTAATTGTTATGGAATTGTGTACAGGTGGTAGTTTATTCAACATATTAGATGATCCAGAAAACACCTATGGCTTAGCAGAAAGTGAATTTTTACTAGTTCTGGAACACTTATCAGCTGGCATGAAGCATCTCAGAGACAATAACTTGGTGCACAGAGATTTGAAACCTGGGAATATCATGAAATTTATATCAGATGACGGTAGTACTATTTATAAATTGACAGACTTTGGGGCTGCTAGAGAATTACAAGAAGATCAGCAGTTTGTGTCACTTTATGGAACTGAGGAATACTTACACCCGGATATGTATGAGCGAGCTGTCCTAAGAAAGCCTGTCGGTAAGATGTTTGGAGCCACTGTAGACCTGTGGTCAATTGGAGTTACTCTATACCACGTAGCAACTGGAAATTTACCATTTCGGCCTTTTGGGGGCAGGAGAAACAAGGAAACAATGTTCTATATCACTACTAAGAAGGCATCAGGAGTTATTGCGGGTACACAGACGTCAGAGAATGGACCTATTGAATGGAGTAGAGAATTGCCTCAGAATTGCCAATTGAGCATGGGACTTAAAAAGATTGTAACTCCTTTATTAGCTGGGTTGCTTGAAGTGGATTCTCAAAGAATATGGAgcttcgacaaattttttactgAAGTAACTAACACACTTTGCCGAAAACCAGTGCACATATTCAATGTCCACACAGCGAGCTTGATTAAGGTGTTCCTTCATCCTGAAGAAAAACTTATTGCTCTCCAAACCCATATTCAAGAACAGACTGAAGTAGCTCCATTTTCACAAATATTGCTGCTCGGTGAAATTCTCCTTCTGAACTTGATCAAGGAGTCTACACCAGGCAAAGGGTATCCTGTAACTACGGAAGAAAAACCATTGATGCTATTCGCTAGAGAAAATAACAATGTTGCTCTTCCAGTAGATTTAGAACTTCCTAAATTTCCTGTCTTTGCCAACTTAGTTTCAGTGGAAAATGATGCTAGCCAGGCTAAGGTGGCATGCTCTGTGGGCCATGTTTGTAAAAGAAGGATAGACAAGCTAGCAAATTGCAGCAGGTTATTCCGTGACGCTGTGGAGGCGTTTATGGGACTTGTTTCTTCTGAATTAACTAAGCTTTTAGACAAATCTCAAAGATCGAAAGAAATAACTAAAGCTGTAGAAGATACTGTGATAGCTATCCAAAGAGGAGAGGCCTTAGGGCAACAAATAATCAAGAAGTTTAGTATTCCCTCAACCATTGAGTCCAAGAATTGGGCTAATGAATTAGGCTGTAAAAGCAATGAATTTCTCAGCGGACTTACACCTGCAATCACACAACTACATTACAG GTATGTCAAGGAAAGCAATCTACGAGCTGAATGGGAAAGCAATACTCGTGGACTTCGGTGTCCTTGGCTCAGCAAAGCGAGCTTCAGAGCTGCGACTCTAGTAGATCGATTGCGAGATGGCTGGCAACATTTATTACGGGACAGAGCAACACGTAATCTAACTTATAACGATGAGCAGTTCCATGTTTTAGAGAGGATAAAG GTAACAGAAACTGGTCGCAGATTGAAGGCACTATTAGAAACTGAGTGCATTCCGTCTATGACACAGCGTGCAGAATGTTTTGCTGACTGGTACAAAATAGCACAAACGGTCTTTTTGCAAACTCGAATCTTGAACAAAGACGTTGAGAACTATGAGCATACCTTAGAGTTATTCTCAGATAGGCTTTCTTTAGAGAGCAGAGTTGCCCATGAAAACTTAACACGTTCTTTAGAAAGGCTTTCTGGTCAATTAAGCACCATAGAAAAATCCAGCACACCAAATGAGGAGACTGCTAAAGTATGGAAAAATGTTTGCAAAGAACAAGAACACATTGCATTGACTGTATATGAAAATGGTATTCTAATGGATCAACTTCATGAACTATGTCGCCTTGATAGTTCAGGTGAGGAGGATACGGAAGATTCCGAACATGATTGA
- the LOC105691664 gene encoding GTP-binding protein 1, with translation MTSTTSSILTADSAMSTNEIMSTPAIDYASIRGKDVLVSPSEDQYELLLRRLRERIQDGGSETIFDIGVGEDGSEDGLKEDEYDASVATLQSLAATLEADCVLLRQRKVDSGLTGQYLVRQRLDQQDFLEIRVAVVGNVDAGKSTLLGVLTHGELDNGRGLARQKLFRHKHEAETGRTSSVGNDILGFDSIGNVVNKPEHGSLDWVKICEKSSKVITFIDLAGHERYLKTTVFGMTGHAPDFGMLMVGANAGIVGMTKEHLGLALALSVPVFVVVTKIDMCPPNVLQDNLRLLVRILKSPGCRKVPVMVKSQDDVVISATNFVSERLCPIFQVSNVNGENLHLLKMFLNLLTARITSHDDEPAEFQIDDTYSVPGVGTVVSGTTLKGVIKLNDTLLLGPDPLGHFLPIAVKSIHRKRMPVREVRGGQTASFALKKIKRSQIRKGMVMVSPTLNPQACWEFEGEILVLHHPTTISSRYQAMVHCGSIRQTASILTMSQDCLRTGDKALVHFRFIKHPEYIKPGQRMVFREGRTKAVGNVLRLVPHSGPAGSQTMRGNKPNKVQQSRQNGSSAMPLTQMLDVADPNSPFEVTSDKRENMPQRSGISSSGKKGRGRRGGRGRPHNGSSGIVQPLSEQNPPAKV, from the exons ATGACGTCAACGACGTCTTCGATATTAACAGCAGATAGCGCAATGTCCACAAATGAAATTATGTCAACTCCTGCAATAGACTATGCCAGTATCCGAGGAAAG GATGTGCTGGTGAGTCCATCCGAGGATCAATATGAATTATTACTCAGACGACTACGTGAGAGAATTCAGGATGGTGGAAGTGAGACCATATTTGATATTGGTGTTGGAGAAG ATGGCTCAGAGGATGGGCTAAAAGAGGATGAATACGATGCGTCTGTAGCTACTCTTCAGTCTTTGGCAGCCACTTTGGAAGCCGACTGTGTTCTACTAAGACAGAGGAAGGTGGATTCAGGACTCACAGGACAATACTTGGTCAGACAGCGCCTAGATCAACAAGATTTTCTTGAAATAAG AGTTGCTGTTGTTGGAAACGTAGATGCTGGAAAGTCCACCCTTTTGGGGGTGTTAACTCATGGTGAATTAGATAATGGACGAGGCTTGGCCAGGCAGAAACTATTCCGCCATAAACATGAAGCTGAGACAGGAAGAACAAGTTCGGTCGGCAATGATATTCTCGGATTTGATAGCATTG GTAATGTTGTGAACAAACCTGAACATGGCTCCCTGGACTGGGTTAAAATTTGTGAGAAGTCGTCTAAAGTAATTACATTTATTGACCTTGCTGGACATGAACGTTATCTAAAAACTACAGTATTTGGGATGACTGGACATGCACCTGATTTCG GTATGCTGATGGTTGGAGCCAATGCAGGTATCGTTGGAATGACCAAGGAACATTTGGGTCTGGCCTTAGCTCTATCTGTCCCAGTATTCGTAGTGGTGACAAAAATTGATATGTGCCCTCCAAATGTACTACAGGATAATTTACGACTACTGGTTCGAATCTTAAAATCCCCAGGTTGTAGAAAAGTGCCAGTTATGGTCAAAAGTCAGGATGATGTCGTGATCAGTGCTACTAATTTCGTGTCTGAAAG ACTATGCCCTATTTTCCAAGTATCGAATGTCAATGGTGAAAATCTACATCTTCTCAAGATGTTTTTGAATCTATTAACTGCTCGTATAACCAGTCATGACGATGAGCCAGCAGAATTTCAAATAGATGACACATATTCGGTTCCC ggtgtGGGGACAGTAGTTTCAGGGACGACACTCAAAGGTGTGATTAAACTAAATGATACTCTGTTGCTAGGACCAGATCCATTGGGTCATTTTTTACCAATAGCTGTGAAAAGTATTCACAGGAAAAGAATGCCTGTCCGCGAAGTACGAGGGGGGCAAACAGCGAGTTTTgctctaaaaaaaattaaaaggtccCAAATTCGCAAGGGGATGGTCATGGTTTCACCTACACTAAATCCACAGGCTTGTTGGGAAtttgagggtgaaattttGGTATTACATCATCCTACAACCATCAGCTCAAGATATCAAGCTATGG TGCATTGCGGAAGCATAAGACAAACAGCCTCAATCTTGACAATGTCGCAAGACTGTCTCCGAACAGGAGATAAGGCTTTGGTACACTTTAGATTCATCAAGCATCCAGAATATATAAAGCCAGGGCAACGAATGGTTTTCAGAGAGGGACGTACTAAGGCTGTAGGCAATGTTCTGAGACTGGTTCCCCACTCTGGGCCAGCTGGTTCGCAGACTATGAGAGGCAATAAACCTAATAAAGTGCAACAAAGTCGTCAGAACGGATCCTCAGCTATGCCTCTTACTCAA ATGCTGGACGTAGCAGACCCTAACTCTCCTTTTGAAGTAACATCTGATAAGCGTGAAAATATGCCACAAAGATCGGGAATAAGTTCCAGCGGAAAAAAGGGACGCGGAAGAAGAGGGGGAAGAGGGCGACCTCATAACGGGTCAAGTGGCATCGTACAACCTTTATCTGAGCAAAACCCTCCAGCCAAAGTTTAA
- the LOC112694834 gene encoding protein YIPF3-like — MANEGSAFISLPISSKEYVKFDSRIPFINRYMKVKPLEIGRRILASLGPPCSERFRKSDVDLVGPLIAILFLIALLHYGYAIKDPTATNTFIAPVNSVLLYVILNLCIGFILCKLARAAILFWDLAGLLGYTLYSHVLTLGLSLLIYQEESNAFFFLCLFLFGGLSALRMCVILIVTIPKPAARLLVCSTLFISHLLFLIFLHFAYMHPTFVYGIENSKRVPTVIHNNL, encoded by the coding sequence ATGGCAAATGAAGGATCAGCGTTCATATCGTTACCCATAAGCTCCAAAGAGTATGTTAAATTTGATAGTCGTATTCCATTCATCAATCGTTACATGAAAGTTAAGCCCCTAGAAATTGGAAGACGAATTTTAGCATCCCTTGGTCCTCCTTGCTCTGAGAGATTTAGGAAGAGTGACGTAGATCTTGTAGGACCTCTCAtagcaattttatttttgatcgcACTTCTTCATTATGGATATGCCATCAAAGATCCTACAGCTACAAATACATTTATAGCTCCTGTGAATTCAGTACTTCTATACGTTATTCTGAATCTTTGTATAGGATTTATATTATGCAAACTCGCTCGTGCAGCGATACTTTTTTGGGACCTGGCTGGATTATTGGGATACACTTTGTATTCTCATGTCCTcactttaggtttgagtctttTGATCTACCAGGAAGAAAGTaatgcttttttctttctttgtctaTTTCTTTTTGGAGGATTGAGTGCTCTTAGGATGTGCGTCATTTTAATAGTCACTATACCTAAGCCAGCTGCTAGACTTTTAGTTTGTTCGACGTTATTCATAAGCCATTtgctatttttaattttcttgcaCTTTGCCTACATGCATCCCACGTTCGTATACGGAATAGAAAACAGCAAACGTGTCCCTACAGTCATacataataatttatga
- the LOC112694835 gene encoding protein NCBP2AS2 homolog encodes MVLRFLMRYLANNEQVVNKLADSKPIRRAAQFVVYLINRSSISGVPTSPTELGKQWKNLLGRFASNLKEEITDAKEELKKKKFK; translated from the coding sequence ATGGTTCTCCGTTTTCTTATGCGATACTTAGCCAACAACGAACAAGTAGTGAACAAATTGGCAGATTCAAAACCTATTCGACGAGCTGCTCAATTTGTGGTTTATCTCATTAATCGATCCTCCATAAGTGGTGTACCAACCAGTCCGACAGAATTAGGAAAgcaatggaaaaatttgttggGGCGTTTTGCATCTAATCTTAAAGAAGAAATTACAGATGCTAAGgaagagttgaaaaagaaaaagtttaaatAA
- the LOC105691669 gene encoding mediator of RNA polymerase II transcription subunit 9 translates to MMEVVEIAEEAPVRSQFTVDDLDIEILPLIHEIIRSVEKDPHDNTQKAKESQDTSHKILDLQKKLDSARSQIKRLPGIEYSKEEQLQKLETLRRQLRLKRELLLKYRNMCTFDIPKV, encoded by the exons ATGATGGAAGTTGTTGAGATAGCGGAGGAAGCGCCTGTGAGAAGTCAGTTCACAGTTGACGATCTTGATATAGAGATTCTTCCGCTTATTCATGAAATAATTCGGAG CGTAGAAAAAGATCCTCACGATAATACGCAAAAAGCAAAGGAATCTCAGGACACGAGTCACAAGATTCTGgatttacagaaaaaattggacTCCGCAAGGTCAcag ATAAAGAGATTACCTGGAATAGAGTATAGCAAGGAGGAGCAGTTACAGAAGTTAGAAACACTTCGTAGGCAGCTAAGATTAAAACGTGAACTGTTGCTCAAATATCGTAACATGTGTACATTCGATATACCAAAAGTATAG
- the LOC105691668 gene encoding 60S ribosomal protein L10, whose product MSKHRSSVSLLPCCAHPFRFSRLACQESESKMGRRPARCYRYCKNKPYPKSRFCRGVPDPKIRIFDLGKKKACVEDFPLCVHLVSDEYEQLSSEALEAGRICCNKYMVKNAGKDQFHIRMRLHPFHVIRINKMLSCAGADRLQTGMRGAFGKPQGTVARVRIGQPIMSVRSSDRHKAAVIEALRRAKFKFPGRQKIYVSKKWGFTKYERAEYEELKVSGRLAQDGCNVKYLPEHGPLDAWKKFRESLANA is encoded by the exons ATGTCAAAGCACAGAAGCTCAGTATCGCTATTGCCCTGCTGCGCACATCCTTTCCGGTTTTCTCGTTTGGCTTGTCAAGAGTCGGAG TCCAAAATGGGGCGCCGACCTGCGAGATG TTATCGCTACTGCAAAAACAAACCATACCCCAAATCTCGTTTCTGTCGGGGTGTTCCTGATCCAAAGATTCGTATTTTTGACTTGGGAAAGAAGAAGGCATGTGTGGAGGATTTTCCTTTATGTGTCCACTTGGTTTCCGACGAGTATGAACAGCTTAGCTCTGAAGCCCTTGAGGCAGGTCGTATTTGCTGCAACAAATATATGGTGAAGAACGCCGGTAAAGATCAATTCCACATCCGAATGCGTCTTCACCCATTCCACGTCATCCGCATTAACAAAATGTTGTCATGTGCTGGAGCTGATAG GCTTCAAACTGGGATGAGAGGAGCCTTTGGCAAACCTCAAGGTACTGTTGCTCGTGTTCGCATTGGTCAGCCAATCATGAGTGTGCGCTCTTCCGATCGTCATAAGGCTGCAGTTATTGAAGCTTTGCGTCGTGCCAAGTTCAAGTTCCCTGGTCGCCAGAAGATCTATGTATCCAAGAAATGGGGTTTCACCAAATACGAACGGGCTGAATATGAAGAATTAAAGGTATCTGGCCGTCTCGCCCAAGACGGTTGCAACGTCAAGTATCTGCCTGAGCACGGCCCTCTCGACGCATGGAAGAAGTTCAGAGAAAGCTTAGCTAACGCTTAA